A window from Candidatus Gracilibacteria bacterium encodes these proteins:
- a CDS encoding ATP-dependent Clp protease proteolytic subunit translates to MLVPTVLEKTHEGERAYDIYSRLLKDRVIFMFTEVESGMASLLIAQMLFLENEDAKRDITMYINSPGGHVTAGLAIYDTMQYLKPDVSTVVMGMAASMGAVLLCGGAKGKRFALPNAEVMIHQPLGGTEGQASDIRIHADHIIKTKNLLNGIIAHHTGQKLSKVEVDTDRDNFMSAEEAKKYGLVDAIVTRR, encoded by the coding sequence ATGCTGGTTCCCACCGTACTCGAGAAAACACACGAAGGGGAACGGGCCTACGACATTTATTCCCGTTTGCTCAAGGACCGCGTGATTTTCATGTTCACGGAAGTGGAATCCGGCATGGCGAGCTTGCTCATCGCCCAAATGCTCTTTTTGGAAAATGAGGATGCCAAGCGAGACATCACCATGTACATCAACTCTCCGGGCGGCCATGTGACCGCAGGTTTGGCCATTTACGACACGATGCAGTACTTGAAGCCGGATGTTTCCACCGTCGTGATGGGCATGGCCGCCTCCATGGGCGCCGTACTCCTCTGTGGCGGAGCCAAGGGAAAACGATTTGCACTCCCCAATGCCGAAGTGATGATTCATCAACCTTTGGGAGGAACCGAAGGTCAGGCTTCCGATATTCGCATTCACGCCGACCACATCATCAAAACCAAGAACCTGCTCAATGGAATCATCGCACACCACACGGGTCAAAAACTCAGCAAAGTGGAAGTGGATACCGACCGGGATAATTTCATGAGTGCCGAAGAGGCAAAGAAGTATGGTTTGGTGGATGCCATTGTAACTCGCCGCTAA
- the alr gene encoding alanine racemase yields MPFGKKKYRNLNVVHVFKDALKHNLHLYQKWCPHQAICPVLKSNAYGHGLTLVAKALDDENLPFFVVDSLYEAYELKKARIKTPILIIGASHPESLHTGIIGRVRRLPFHFSVYNKESAELFAKLGYPVHLKIETGFSRLGFSLEALTEQLPFFKKIGLNIEGVYTHFADADNPHNDAKTTEQVQRFETALTLIEKTGFSPKWIHCANSAGALKVKNPKFNMARLGISLYGIPVIEGFEGLKPAMELESTLIAINEVKKGETVGYGGTFTAPHPMRIGIIPVGYYEALPRSLSNAGCVEVNGTLCPIVGRVCMNLCMVDLSHAEAKLYDPVIVYSRHPEQKNSVLEQSKAAQLIPYELLVHISESVARRLE; encoded by the coding sequence ATGCCTTTTGGTAAAAAGAAATATCGCAACCTGAATGTGGTGCATGTTTTTAAGGATGCCTTAAAGCACAACCTGCACCTCTACCAAAAATGGTGCCCCCACCAAGCCATTTGTCCGGTTTTAAAATCCAACGCCTACGGGCACGGGCTCACCCTGGTGGCCAAGGCACTCGACGACGAAAACCTCCCCTTTTTTGTGGTGGATTCCCTGTACGAAGCCTACGAACTCAAAAAAGCCCGCATCAAAACCCCTATTCTTATTATAGGAGCCTCTCACCCGGAGAGTTTGCACACCGGAATCATCGGCCGCGTCCGCCGTCTTCCCTTTCATTTTTCAGTCTATAATAAAGAAAGCGCCGAGCTTTTTGCCAAACTGGGCTACCCCGTGCACCTCAAAATCGAGACCGGGTTTTCTCGTCTGGGCTTTTCTTTGGAAGCATTGACCGAGCAGCTTCCCTTCTTCAAAAAAATCGGTCTGAATATTGAAGGCGTTTACACTCATTTTGCCGATGCGGACAACCCTCACAACGATGCGAAAACCACGGAACAAGTGCAGCGCTTTGAGACCGCTCTGACCTTGATCGAAAAAACGGGCTTCAGCCCCAAGTGGATTCACTGTGCAAACAGTGCCGGAGCGCTCAAAGTCAAAAATCCAAAATTCAATATGGCACGCCTGGGCATCAGCCTCTACGGCATCCCCGTCATTGAAGGATTCGAGGGCCTAAAACCCGCCATGGAACTGGAATCCACCCTCATCGCCATCAACGAAGTCAAAAAAGGTGAAACCGTGGGCTACGGCGGAACATTTACCGCCCCCCACCCCATGCGAATCGGCATCATCCCCGTGGGTTATTACGAGGCCCTGCCCCGTAGTCTCAGCAATGCCGGTTGTGTGGAAGTGAATGGAACCCTCTGCCCCATTGTGGGCCGCGTGTGCATGAATCTCTGCATGGTGGATTTAAGCCATGCGGAAGCCAAACTCTACGATCCCGTGATCGTGTACTCTCGCCATCCCGAACAAAAAAACTCCGTGCTGGAACAAAGCAAGGCCGCCCAGCTGATCCCTTACGAACTCCTTGTTCACATCAGCGAGAGCGTCGCACGACGCCTGGAGTAA
- the lgt gene encoding prolipoprotein diacylglyceryl transferase: MIWNIDPVLVDLGPLEIRYYGVFFALGLFLAYSLIRFMAKKKGLSLDIVENLTVVLLVGLIVGARLGHIVFYELDYYLANPIQILKVWEGGLASHGAAIGLLVAFGFFLWRHPKVRFLDYADVLVVGATIPVSLIRLGNFFNSELVGRVTEVPWAVVFERVDALSRHPSQLYEFGMGMLLFAILFPLWLKKYKTLKPGFFFGLFFMLYFAMRFSVEFFKDFPLHQGFLDLTTGQILSIPFFTLGFAVFLYSHAKKHS; this comes from the coding sequence ATGATTTGGAATATCGATCCTGTTCTGGTGGATTTGGGTCCGCTGGAAATCCGCTACTATGGCGTATTTTTTGCCCTCGGTTTGTTTCTGGCCTACAGCCTGATTCGCTTCATGGCAAAGAAGAAAGGGCTTTCTCTGGATATCGTGGAAAACCTCACCGTGGTTTTACTGGTGGGGCTCATCGTGGGAGCTCGTTTGGGGCACATCGTGTTTTATGAACTGGATTACTACCTCGCCAACCCCATACAGATCCTAAAAGTATGGGAAGGAGGCCTTGCCAGCCACGGAGCCGCCATCGGACTTTTGGTGGCCTTTGGATTCTTTTTGTGGAGACACCCCAAAGTGCGATTCTTGGACTATGCCGATGTGCTGGTGGTGGGCGCCACTATTCCGGTAAGCCTCATCCGCTTGGGAAATTTTTTCAATAGTGAACTGGTGGGACGAGTGACCGAAGTGCCTTGGGCCGTTGTCTTTGAACGAGTCGATGCCCTCTCCCGACATCCCTCACAGCTCTACGAGTTTGGCATGGGCATGTTGCTCTTTGCCATCCTCTTCCCTCTTTGGTTGAAGAAATACAAAACCCTCAAACCCGGTTTCTTCTTCGGCCTCTTTTTTATGCTTTATTTTGCCATGCGCTTCTCGGTGGAATTCTTCAAAGATTTTCCTCTCCATCAAGGGTTTTTGGACCTCACCACCGGCCAAATCTTGAGTATTCCCTTCTTTACACTGGGCTTTGCGGTATTTCTCTATTCTCATGCAAAAAAACACAGCTAA
- a CDS encoding GspE/PulE family protein: MAVRDDLLAGKLIEKGLVDAKVLEKLQSSLKTQGGSLENLLFEREVLSEEVLGKVIAEIYEVPFISLKDKPVSDDLLLMVPYLVASHQFVLPFERKEGELLVAFNNPHDYELINFLENKTGLKVLPHYATKKDLQASLKVYNRNVNDKLDTLLQGALTDTKKLESLKDASQIVDTVILLAYQSEASDIHLESHKNLFVVRYRIDGILHTIAELPIVISDLIITRIKVLAKLRIDEHRAAQDGRFKITLEGNEITLRVSILPTYDGEKAVLRLLTSSRQELDLAGFGYTPKNLEIIKNNIRKTNGIVLMTGPTGSGKTTTLYSILKILNTPEVNISTIEDPIEYHLDRINQTQVNPKTNLTFANGLRSLLRQDPDIVMVGEIRDEETASTAINAALTGHLVLATLHTNDAASTLPRLLEMNVESFLVSATAKMVIAQRLIRKICEKCKTPYTLRIDQLKELEKKSNVKENLEQIFSGIQEAKDGTFTLYKGTGCEACTGGFKGRTSICEVMEISDEIRKKILDNESPTAIQAVAVKEGMVPMFVDGMIKVLQGITTIEEVLRVMRS; this comes from the coding sequence ATGGCCGTTCGTGATGATTTGCTTGCCGGTAAGCTCATCGAAAAAGGGCTTGTTGATGCCAAAGTTTTGGAAAAACTTCAATCTTCCCTCAAAACACAAGGAGGGTCTTTGGAGAATCTTCTTTTTGAGCGGGAAGTGCTTTCGGAGGAGGTTTTGGGAAAAGTGATTGCAGAAATCTATGAAGTCCCCTTCATTTCTTTGAAGGACAAGCCAGTTTCTGATGATTTGCTCTTGATGGTACCTTATCTGGTGGCTTCCCATCAGTTTGTTTTGCCCTTTGAACGCAAAGAGGGTGAGCTTTTGGTGGCTTTCAACAATCCTCATGATTATGAGCTCATTAATTTTTTGGAAAACAAAACGGGCTTAAAGGTTCTGCCCCATTACGCCACTAAAAAAGATCTGCAAGCTTCTTTGAAGGTCTATAACCGAAATGTGAACGATAAGCTGGATACCTTGCTTCAGGGGGCGTTGACGGACACCAAGAAATTGGAATCCTTAAAGGATGCTTCCCAGATTGTGGATACGGTGATTTTGCTTGCTTATCAAAGTGAGGCTTCGGACATTCATCTGGAGAGCCATAAAAATCTTTTTGTGGTGCGCTACCGTATTGATGGCATTTTACACACCATTGCGGAACTTCCTATTGTTATTTCCGATCTCATCATCACTCGCATTAAGGTGCTTGCGAAACTTCGAATTGATGAACACCGTGCGGCGCAGGATGGGCGATTTAAGATTACTCTTGAAGGGAATGAGATCACTTTGCGTGTTTCTATTTTGCCTACTTACGATGGGGAAAAGGCCGTGCTTCGTTTGCTTACTTCTTCACGGCAGGAATTGGATTTGGCCGGGTTTGGCTATACGCCCAAAAACTTGGAAATCATTAAAAATAATATCCGTAAAACGAATGGGATTGTGCTTATGACGGGGCCTACGGGATCCGGTAAAACCACGACCTTGTATTCTATCTTAAAAATCCTCAACACTCCCGAGGTCAATATTTCTACGATTGAAGATCCTATTGAATACCATCTCGATCGGATCAACCAAACGCAGGTTAATCCCAAGACCAACCTTACTTTTGCCAATGGGCTGAGGTCTTTGCTTCGTCAGGATCCAGATATTGTGATGGTGGGGGAAATTCGTGATGAAGAAACCGCCAGCACCGCCATCAATGCGGCGCTCACCGGACATTTGGTTTTGGCTACGCTGCACACCAATGATGCCGCCTCTACATTGCCACGATTGCTCGAAATGAATGTGGAGAGCTTTTTGGTCTCGGCGACTGCCAAAATGGTGATTGCTCAGCGATTGATCCGTAAAATTTGTGAGAAATGTAAGACGCCCTATACGCTTCGCATCGATCAGCTCAAGGAACTCGAGAAAAAATCCAATGTTAAGGAGAATCTGGAACAAATCTTCTCGGGGATTCAGGAAGCTAAAGATGGAACCTTTACCCTCTACAAGGGCACCGGTTGTGAGGCTTGTACGGGTGGATTTAAGGGACGAACCTCTATTTGTGAAGTGATGGAAATTTCTGATGAGATTCGAAAGAAGATTTTGGATAATGAATCGCCCACCGCCATTCAAGCCGTGGCCGTTAAAGAGGGGATGGTGCCGATGTTTGTGGATGGAATGATCAAAGTCTTGCAAGGAATCACGACTATTGAAGAAGTGCTTCGAGTGATGCGCTCTTAA
- a CDS encoding DNA alkylation repair protein, producing the protein MQKNTAKEVADALKNLATPDRAKNSARFFKTDPGQYGHGDRFIGVTVPEIRLVVSKYNALSLKEIEKLLHSPIHEDRLAALLILVSQYKKAKNNEVLQEELVDFYLANIAFINNWDLVDGSAPYILGHYLWEKPKTLLENLANSNNLWERRIAMISCFYFIRQGESKEALQIAQMLLKDPHDLMHKAVGWMLREIGKNCGEKTLKDFLEKNYSKLPRTAFRYAIERFPEKERKAWLKR; encoded by the coding sequence ATGCAAAAAAACACAGCTAAAGAAGTTGCTGACGCGCTCAAAAATTTAGCCACTCCTGACCGTGCAAAAAACTCCGCTCGATTTTTTAAAACAGATCCCGGTCAATATGGCCACGGCGATCGCTTTATAGGAGTCACTGTTCCAGAGATACGACTGGTCGTGAGCAAATACAACGCATTGTCACTCAAGGAAATTGAAAAGTTACTCCACTCCCCCATTCATGAAGACCGTCTGGCAGCGTTGCTCATCCTGGTAAGCCAATATAAAAAAGCGAAAAACAATGAAGTATTACAGGAGGAGCTGGTGGATTTTTATTTGGCCAATATCGCGTTCATCAATAACTGGGATCTGGTGGATGGTTCCGCACCGTATATTTTAGGTCATTATTTGTGGGAAAAACCAAAGACTCTGCTCGAAAACTTAGCAAACTCAAACAACTTGTGGGAAAGGCGCATCGCCATGATCAGTTGTTTCTACTTCATAAGACAAGGGGAATCAAAAGAAGCACTTCAAATTGCTCAAATGCTCCTCAAAGATCCGCATGATTTGATGCACAAAGCGGTGGGATGGATGCTACGGGAAATTGGGAAAAATTGCGGAGAAAAAACATTGAAAGATTTCTTGGAGAAGAACTATTCAAAACTACCACGCACGGCGTTTCGTTACGCCATAGAACGCTTTCCGGAAAAAGAAAGAAAAGCTTGGCTGAAACGCTAG
- a CDS encoding PrgI family protein, with amino-acid sequence MQYKIPQNVQIEDKIVGPLTLKQLIMLGVGGGLTYAIYTILASKYYIEVWLVPTVIPGLITLAVTFLKISGIPFGKWCLLMVEYFVNPKKRSFVMGAADNYAATLFADKSKKVQTKEVNSDKLLRDRERLQKIGEITKTLDAYGKPHPSLGIK; translated from the coding sequence ATGCAATACAAAATTCCACAAAATGTACAAATCGAAGATAAAATAGTGGGCCCGCTAACCCTCAAGCAGCTCATCATGCTTGGAGTGGGCGGAGGGCTTACCTATGCCATTTATACGATTCTTGCAAGCAAGTATTACATCGAGGTTTGGCTGGTTCCCACCGTCATTCCGGGTCTCATCACCCTGGCCGTCACCTTTCTAAAAATCAGCGGAATCCCTTTTGGAAAATGGTGTCTTTTGATGGTGGAGTACTTTGTGAATCCCAAAAAACGCTCCTTTGTGATGGGGGCCGCTGACAATTACGCCGCCACGCTGTTTGCAGATAAAAGTAAAAAGGTGCAAACTAAAGAAGTCAACTCAGACAAGTTGCTTCGTGACCGTGAACGGCTTCAAAAGATCGGAGAAATCACAAAAACATTGGACGCCTACGGCAAACCCCATCCATCGCTATGAATAAAGTAA
- a CDS encoding type II secretion system F family protein: MAKSFKYKLGDKLGPEAKGVLEAETEHDAIKKLTELGHTVISIRELKRGSQPFWDRPHLSFEEKLLFTKHFATMLRAGITITEALQILASQTVQAKNRQMYESIQRSVRAGQSLSESLKPYDTIFSDLFINMIETGEKSGTLDQILDYLDEQLDKEYELRKKVISAFIYPAVIMGITLLLTLGIVFFIMPKITDIFTSFDITLPLPTRFLIGFSSLLTAQPLLTLLAAILFTGFVVFLLKWKALKHSRDWIALHLPVFGKVLRYASLARFARTLTSLLQAGMPITKALNVIAKMMTNSLYQEAVQNSAAKVEQGGQLGEAFEGEEKLFPILTVKMLYVGEKTGSLETTMKQLALLYERNVDGLTRNLTVLLEPILLVFMGLMVGGVAISIILPIYQLPNLLSRGKKPSPYSRCFWSLPSWDCRLDLLFFMLKCLSGGLIFMVRPIRLFLMCGLHKVMPRVVSMGLLTGFVWNRILTRFFPEPFMIHWIRGIFWWSFLPRLRSKILHSMGEVQTLFLRFHMGRPILMDHLTLLLFPPVKRF, encoded by the coding sequence ATGGCCAAATCTTTTAAATACAAGCTTGGAGATAAATTGGGGCCCGAGGCCAAAGGGGTTCTTGAGGCTGAAACGGAGCACGATGCCATTAAAAAGCTTACGGAGCTGGGGCATACGGTCATTTCTATTCGAGAACTTAAACGAGGGTCACAGCCATTTTGGGATAGGCCTCACTTGAGTTTTGAGGAAAAACTTCTTTTTACAAAGCACTTTGCCACCATGCTTCGTGCGGGCATCACCATTACGGAGGCGCTTCAAATTTTGGCGTCTCAAACGGTTCAGGCCAAAAATCGCCAAATGTATGAAAGTATTCAACGGAGCGTGAGGGCGGGACAATCTCTTTCGGAAAGTCTGAAACCTTACGACACTATTTTTTCTGATTTGTTCATCAATATGATTGAGACGGGGGAAAAAAGTGGAACCCTCGACCAAATTTTGGATTATTTGGACGAACAGCTCGACAAAGAATATGAACTCCGGAAAAAGGTGATTTCAGCGTTTATTTATCCCGCTGTGATCATGGGCATCACTTTGCTTCTAACGCTTGGAATCGTGTTTTTCATCATGCCTAAAATTACGGATATTTTTACTTCTTTTGACATCACGCTTCCGCTGCCAACCCGGTTCCTCATTGGGTTCAGCTCTTTGCTTACGGCTCAGCCGCTTCTCACCTTACTGGCGGCCATCCTTTTTACGGGTTTTGTGGTGTTTCTGCTCAAGTGGAAGGCCCTTAAGCATTCTCGCGATTGGATCGCCTTGCATTTGCCTGTTTTTGGTAAGGTTTTGCGCTATGCCAGTTTGGCACGATTTGCGCGCACCCTCACTTCTCTTTTACAAGCGGGGATGCCGATTACAAAGGCCTTGAATGTCATTGCAAAAATGATGACCAACAGTTTGTATCAAGAGGCCGTTCAGAATTCCGCGGCTAAAGTGGAACAAGGTGGGCAGTTGGGGGAGGCCTTTGAAGGAGAGGAAAAACTTTTCCCCATTTTAACGGTTAAAATGCTGTATGTGGGAGAGAAAACCGGAAGTTTGGAGACCACCATGAAGCAATTGGCCCTTTTGTATGAACGGAATGTGGATGGCCTTACTCGTAATTTAACGGTTTTGCTCGAACCCATTCTGTTGGTTTTCATGGGCCTCATGGTTGGAGGCGTGGCGATTTCGATTATTTTACCGATTTACCAGTTGCCTAATCTTCTTTCTCGATGAAAAAAGCCTTCACCTTACTCGAGATGCTTTTGGTCTTTACCATCATGGGATTGTCGTTTGGACTTGCTGTTCTTTATGCTCAAGTGTCTCAGCTGAGGGCTGATCTTCATGGTCAGGCCGATTCGTTTGTTTCTTATGTGCGGCTTGCACAAAGTGATGCCGCGAGTGGTAAGCATGGGCTTGCTCACGGGGTTCGTGTGGAATCGGATTCTTACACGCTTTTTTCCGGAGCCGTTTATGATCCACTGGATCCGCTGAATATTCTGGTGGAGCTTCCTCCCACGATTGAGATCCAAAATATTGCACTCAATGGGGGAGGTTCAGACCTTATTTTTACGATTCCATATGGGGAGACCGATACTTATGGATCACTTAACTTTACTTCTCTTTCCACCGGTGAAACGGTTTTAA
- a CDS encoding type II secretion system protein, producing the protein MNRLHKKAFTLIEVLLVIVIIAILAGIVIIAVNPGRQISQANNSQRSSDVLAILDAVHQYGIENRGTLPAAITATATVVGSGATEIDICTDLVPTYLTAIPFDPSTTGAGYTDCTTYSSGYTIAVDADGRVTVAAPDAELAETISVTR; encoded by the coding sequence ATGAACCGTCTTCATAAAAAGGCCTTCACTCTGATTGAAGTCCTCCTTGTGATCGTGATTATTGCCATTTTGGCAGGAATCGTGATCATTGCCGTTAATCCCGGCCGTCAGATTTCTCAGGCCAACAATTCTCAACGCAGCAGTGATGTGTTGGCGATTTTAGATGCCGTACACCAGTATGGTATTGAGAATCGAGGTACTCTTCCGGCTGCTATCACTGCTACCGCAACGGTGGTGGGCAGCGGAGCTACAGAGATCGATATTTGTACGGACCTTGTTCCCACTTACCTCACAGCCATTCCTTTTGATCCCAGCACCACCGGTGCCGGATACACGGACTGCACCACTTATTCTTCCGGCTACACGATTGCCGTGGATGCGGATGGTCGAGTAACGGTTGCGGCTCCAGATGCTGAACTTGCTGAAACCATTTCAGTGACTCGATAG
- the pilM gene encoding pilus assembly protein PilM, giving the protein MFLFSKNILGIDLHDHLVQFVELKKRGKKFSLEAYNRLTIPEGYIQDGEIKKEEELKELLKKLLKEANPNPARSKEIALILPTQVTFIHIFHFPANLSISDLRKLIPVEVENILPYAAAEVYWDFTILEKHKDDGQSVLFAATPKVSADQYLKLFNELGFKSVLFGIQPEALQNALAYKLVPEETTMVVELGALATNYLFLNGSVIQKFVSINGGIEDLIQTLSRNFSLSSDELWANWEQHKTEERFQPDLNAFIEEAYKQVQTILKETLGLEEKNLKGLLFTGEFSNLPLFYERAKETFVGKTVLIGDPKSRLIIDDKKFASDPEKYGGKVPYSIYFTDAIGVALRALYGSGRALNLIPDTLKAHFSQQRLALIMGASSLLMTLCAAFFTSSVFYQNRQLSFSRLNLEIQKSGIEKTLFGTRYIGVKEELTEFNKEVTALKKIDQTLISLPLVLEDVLELIPSQVQVLAIDFIDESLSVEITGISTSREALLALQDNLEAAEFVKDFDIPLSSYDQKTDTSFTVSILLDFPHLPFYASSENNGSVAKIIPCLHGFNAVLFCGEHHFGNFQQKISFGYGGFGDLFVECCGGEAQLGRKFEFLYGRSSRCHGLCSNASSGFGRRIHRFYFQCGGHWPKLGFGCEPGVARYTQAGQFGERTALSRGIFWKPQGLDRFSKRAGGPSLLCSGGNPSIQVFGVCGRAPGAIGSECRSNPSAVCSIKFFYHFTLFWLFLLPCGFTGARFIFMSRMGNSLTTLPWRSIYRGFNWTII; this is encoded by the coding sequence ATGTTCCTATTCTCCAAAAATATTCTGGGCATCGACCTGCATGATCACCTTGTGCAGTTTGTTGAATTGAAGAAAAGAGGCAAAAAGTTTTCTTTAGAGGCGTACAATCGTTTAACGATTCCGGAGGGTTATATTCAAGATGGAGAAATAAAAAAAGAAGAAGAGCTTAAAGAACTCCTTAAGAAGCTTTTGAAGGAGGCCAACCCCAACCCGGCACGATCTAAAGAAATTGCGCTTATTTTACCGACTCAAGTCACTTTTATTCACATTTTTCACTTTCCCGCAAATTTATCGATCTCGGATTTGAGGAAACTCATTCCCGTGGAGGTTGAAAATATTTTGCCATACGCGGCGGCGGAGGTGTATTGGGACTTCACTATTCTTGAAAAACATAAGGATGACGGGCAGAGTGTTTTGTTTGCCGCCACCCCAAAAGTTTCCGCGGATCAATACTTGAAACTTTTTAATGAGCTTGGCTTTAAATCTGTTCTTTTTGGCATACAGCCGGAGGCCTTGCAAAACGCTTTGGCTTATAAATTGGTTCCTGAGGAAACCACCATGGTGGTTGAACTCGGAGCTTTGGCCACCAATTATTTGTTCTTAAATGGATCTGTCATTCAGAAATTCGTGAGCATCAACGGGGGTATTGAGGATCTTATCCAAACTTTGAGTCGCAATTTTTCTCTGTCTTCCGATGAACTGTGGGCCAACTGGGAGCAGCATAAAACAGAGGAGCGCTTTCAACCCGATCTGAATGCCTTTATTGAGGAGGCTTACAAGCAAGTGCAGACCATACTTAAAGAAACCCTCGGGCTTGAAGAAAAAAACTTAAAGGGCCTGCTCTTTACCGGAGAGTTCTCGAACCTCCCTTTATTTTATGAGCGGGCTAAGGAGACTTTTGTAGGGAAGACCGTGCTTATTGGAGATCCTAAATCCAGGTTGATTATTGATGATAAAAAGTTTGCATCCGACCCCGAGAAATATGGAGGGAAGGTGCCTTATTCCATTTATTTTACGGATGCCATTGGAGTGGCGCTCAGGGCTCTTTATGGGTCGGGGCGAGCGCTCAATCTCATTCCGGACACCCTCAAAGCACATTTTTCTCAACAAAGGTTGGCGCTCATTATGGGTGCGAGCTCTCTTCTCATGACGCTTTGTGCCGCCTTTTTTACTTCTTCGGTTTTTTATCAAAATCGCCAGCTCTCTTTTTCTCGCTTGAATCTTGAAATTCAGAAATCCGGTATTGAAAAAACATTGTTTGGAACCCGGTACATTGGTGTCAAAGAAGAGCTTACCGAGTTCAACAAGGAGGTTACGGCTTTAAAGAAAATCGATCAAACCCTTATCTCTTTGCCTCTCGTTTTGGAAGATGTCCTGGAACTGATCCCGAGCCAGGTTCAAGTTTTGGCGATTGATTTTATAGACGAGAGTCTTTCTGTGGAGATCACAGGGATTTCCACCAGTCGAGAGGCGCTTCTTGCCTTGCAGGACAATTTGGAGGCGGCTGAGTTTGTGAAGGACTTTGATATTCCTCTTTCTTCTTACGACCAAAAAACCGACACTTCTTTCACGGTTTCCATTCTCTTAGATTTTCCTCATCTTCCTTTTTATGCAAGCTCAGAAAACAATTGATCGGTTGCCAAAATTATTCCATGTTTGCATGGTTTTAATGCTGTTCTTTTTTGCGGCGAGCATCATTTTGGGAATTTCCAACAAAAAATTAGCTTTGGATATTGAGGTTTTGGAGATCTTTTTGTTGAGTGCTGCGGAGGTGAAGCCCAACTTTGAAGAAAGTTTGAATTTTTATACGGAAGGAGCTCAAGATGCCATTGATTATGTTCAAACGCTTCGTCCGGATTCTGAAGGAGAATACATCGATTTTATTTCCAGTGTTGAGGGCATTGGCCAAAACTTGGCTTTGGATGTGAACCTGGAGTCGCTCGATACACCCAAGCCTGACAATTTGGGGAGCGTACTGCGCTATCGCGTGGAATTTTTTGGAAGCCGCAATGACTTGATCGCTTTTCTAAAAGAGCTGGAGGCCCTTCCTTACTATGTTCGGGTTGAAACCCTTCAATACAAGTCTTTGGAGTTTGCGGTAGGGCCCCAGGGGCAATTGGCTCAGAATGTCGTTCTAACCCTTCAGCTGTATGTTCGATAAAATTTTTCTACCATTTTACATTATTCTGGCTCTTTTTATTGCCATGTTGATTTACTTGAGCACGGTTTATTTTTATGAGCCGAATGGGGAACTCTCTCACGACGCTTCCGTGGAGATCAATTTACCGGTGATTCAACTGGACGATTATTTAA
- a CDS encoding RNA polymerase sigma factor, whose product MSEVSEAIDAPQPTTESPERLQELLNRLNAMRPRLIRTMVEGGLCNKEEAEDIFGEVVLKILKNPTRFSGGEYANNYFYRAVSNHALNLIRNRKNRSKLLAKHSETTPTSSEGLRELELRSQQQKIRALLRPHLEGLSQIHREILALRYEQDMQYDEIAAELTIEMGTVMSRLSRAKKALRERLDPETEEALKKLL is encoded by the coding sequence ATGTCTGAAGTATCTGAAGCCATCGACGCGCCTCAACCCACCACGGAATCCCCTGAACGCCTCCAAGAACTCTTGAATCGTTTGAATGCAATGAGGCCTCGTTTAATAAGGACTATGGTGGAAGGGGGCCTGTGCAATAAAGAAGAAGCGGAAGACATATTTGGAGAAGTAGTATTGAAAATCCTTAAAAATCCAACCAGATTCAGCGGTGGAGAGTATGCAAACAACTATTTCTATAGAGCTGTTTCAAACCACGCCCTCAACCTTATTCGTAACAGGAAGAATCGCTCGAAACTTCTTGCCAAACATTCAGAGACAACCCCCACTTCAAGTGAAGGATTACGGGAATTGGAGTTGAGAAGTCAACAACAAAAAATACGAGCTCTTTTGAGACCCCACTTAGAAGGGTTATCCCAAATCCACCGTGAAATTTTGGCCCTGAGGTACGAACAGGATATGCAGTACGACGAGATTGCAGCTGAACTGACGATTGAAATGGGCACGGTCATGTCTCGTTTATCTCGAGCAAAAAAGGCTCTACGCGAAAGATTGGACCCCGAAACAGAAGAAGCCCTTAAAAAGCTTCTTTAA